GGGATTGGGGTTGACGTTTTCAGCCTTGAGCCCCTTGGGGCCCTTGGTGATCTCGAAATCAACCCTCTGCCCCTCCTTCAGGGTCCTGAACCCGGAACCCTGTATCGAAGTATAATGGACAAAGACGTCCTCGCC
The genomic region above belongs to Deltaproteobacteria bacterium and contains:
- a CDS encoding cold-shock protein, with amino-acid sequence MPSGKVKWFNESKGFGFIEQDTGEDVFVHYTSIQGSGFRTLKEGQRVDFEITKGPKGLKAENVNPNPML